The Candidatus Edwardsbacteria bacterium DNA segment GAAGCGTTGAAAAAAATGCACGGGGCTTTATCCAAGGGGAATGAATGGGCTTACGATGCCTCGATGATCGTCGCCGTGGCCGCCAAAAAGGAGGACGACTGTGTGATCAAGAACGGCCGGGAGTATTTTTTGTTCGACACCGGCATGGCCGCGGCCCATCTGATCCTGCGGGCCACCGAGCTGGGGCTGGTGGCCCACCCCATCGCCGGGTTCGATCCGGAAAAGGTCCGGACTATCTTGGGGGTACCAGCCGACCTGACCGTGATCACCCTGATCAATGTGGGAAAACATTCGGAGGAAATAGGCCCCAGATTGAGTCCCGATCAGGCCAAGGTAGAGAAGGAACGTCCTCCCCGGAAACCGCTGGGGGAATTCGCTTTTCATAATAGATATGGCCGGGGAGCATAGCTCTCAAGTCAGGGATTATGCCTAAAACAAAGGACTAAAAATTGAACTCTGTTACTTTCTTGTGACCAAGAAAGTAACCAAAGAAGTCTTTACCGCCCAGTTGCGCGGTAGGTAAGGCGTTTGCTCCGGCATTCACTGAACCAGAACCGGTCATAGGCCAATAACACACTGAATGCTTTTTCGGAGCTGCAGCAATGCCGCTCCACTGCCTGTCCGCCGCAGCAGAGCGTAGGAGGGATGGCGGGGAAACTGAAAGCAGATTATGAGGGTTACCCTGATCCGCCAAAGGCGGATAGACGGGGTCCGGGGGATTTGACGGAACAGGTGCAAGGATAAAATATCGGACGCAAATAATTGTTAAGTACTGATACGTCTATTTTAAAATTA contains these protein-coding regions:
- a CDS encoding nitroreductase family protein, which gives rise to MDVSTAIQARRAYRSLAPVEINQEMTKELAEAASLAASCFNKQPWRFVFVYEKEALKKMHGALSKGNEWAYDASMIVAVAAKKEDDCVIKNGREYFLFDTGMAAAHLILRATELGLVAHPIAGFDPEKVRTILGVPADLTVITLINVGKHSEEIGPRLSPDQAKVEKERPPRKPLGEFAFHNRYGRGA